From the genome of Drosophila gunungcola strain Sukarami unplaced genomic scaffold, Dgunungcola_SK_2 000060F, whole genome shotgun sequence, one region includes:
- the LOC128264185 gene encoding basic proline-rich protein isoform X1 — protein sequence MSSHSRLLLLMALLLAVFLGSLSADPVPQDTAGGQDSALREKRGTVTLDFGLLLRNVLLKSAQLSSAKANFVKTTRRPATTTTTTAAPPPPPPPPPPPPPRIRKPLWHSFFSSGFLPFDYDYADPPAPRPSAPPPPPPPAPPAPPAAQAPKRVRPPLRPLSAFYAQRPVARPPPPPPPNYDYDYDYDAPAPPPAPTEAPPPPTAPPRPRPRPRPRPRPQQQPQQPEQPEQQQPNPQQRRPAQLGDRLIYQYAQPTDTFSRSQAEAEVAGDPDGSQGDSDTDTDTDTNTDAFGADEAASDPPAPAPTPRFLVNYESDGDLDQRDQQDQPPSAPAPPGNPAYPGDYFSSFDLGSLNRFPNHQNQQQYYFK from the exons ATGTCAAGCCATTCCCgcctgttgctgttgatggcCTTGCTGTTGGCCGTGTTCCTGGGCTCCCTGTCGGCAGATCCTGTTCCGCAGGACACGGCCGGTGGCCAGGACTCGGCGCTGCGGGAGAAACGTGGCACCGTCACCCTGGACTTTGGGCTGCTCCTGCGAAATGTGCTGCTGAAGAGCGCCCAGTTGTCCTCGGCCAAGGCTAATTTTGTGAAGACCACTCGACGTCCTGCGACGACAACCACAACCACGGCAGCCCCGCCCCctccaccgccaccgccaccacctccGCCACCACGCATCCGGAAACCCCTTTGGCATTCGTTCTTCAGTTCCGGCTTTTTGCCTTTTGATTACGACTACGCCGATCCTCCGGCTCCTCGACCTTCGGcgcctccccctccccctccgcCTGCGCCACCTGCTCCACCCGCTGCACAGGCGCCCAAACGCGTCCGACCGCCGTTACGCCCCCTGAGCGCCTTCTACGCCCAGCGGCCAGTGGCTCGTCCGCCGCCCCCACCTCCGCCGAACTATGACTACGACTACGACTATGATGCCCCTGCTCCGCCTCCAGCCCCCACAGAAGCACCACCGCCTCCCACCGCTccgccacgcccacgcccacggcCTCGGCCACGACCTCgtccgcagcagcagccacagcagccAGAGCAgccagagcagcagcagcccaaTCCTCAACAGCGGCGTCCTGCGCAGCTGGGGGATCGCCTTATCTATCAGTACGCACAACCTACTG ATACCTTCTCTAGGTCGCAAGCTGAGGCGGAGGTGGCGGGAGACCCAGATGGTTCCCAAGGAGATTcagatacggatacggatacggatacgAATACGGATGCTTTTGGTGCTGATGAAGCCGCATCCGATCCCCCTGCACCAGCACCAACTCCGCGATTTTTGGTCAACTACGAGAGCGATGGCGATTTGGATCAACGGGATCAACAGGATCAACCACCTTCCGCTCCTGCTCCACCTGGGAATCCTGCATATCCGGGCGACTACTTCTCATCCTTTGACCTTGGCAGCCTGAATCGCTTCCCGAATCACCAGAATCAGCAGCAGTACTACTTTAAGTAA
- the LOC128264168 gene encoding serine/threonine-protein kinase Tao isoform X1: MPSARPGSLKDPEIADLFNKHDPEKIFEDLREIGHGSFGAVYYARCNLTKEIVAIKKMSYTGKQSQEKWQDILKEIRFLRQLNHPNTIEYKGCYLRESTAWLVMEYCVGSASDIIEVHKKPLHEDEIAAICLGVLSGLSYLHSLGRIHRDIKAGNILLTDNGVVKLADFGSAAIKCPANSFVGTPYWMAPEVILAMDEGQYDGKVDVWSLGITCIELAERKPPYFNMNAMSALYHIAQNESPTLPKNDWSDAFCSFVELCLKKMPAERPSSAKLLTHAYVTRPRSDTVLLELIARTKSAVRELDNLNYRKMKKILMVDTCETESAVGDADDQQDDHAGGDSSKSNSITSEHSIHSVGVSAASSQSSSSNSIPAAAQNHHHIAAHHHQQAANAAVAAAMQHHHHHPHQQQPPPSWPSGQQQGQPVPPGAVSRNSSRHRNRPPLPNIMHSMNNNVTPTNSASVVPAPAPAPVPPLVDRIQPIQPRYLTTPAAQAAVYAASSASSQQAISNAVNDHGPNNFATIRTTSIVTKQQKEHMQEEMHEQMSGYKRMRREHQAHLVKLEEKCKVDMEAHKTALDKEYDTLLHNFTRDLERLETKHQQDVERRSKQTSAAEKKLHKEITLKQEGDRKVYDLNRKKEYKANKERWKRELSMDESTPKRQRDLTLQSQKDNLKQHEAQEEQRMLQAQKQYIELEMRKFKRKRMIMQHEHEDQQLRDELGKKEQQLQQAHEMLVRHHEKTQELEYRQQKSVHQLREEQINKQHDTELHNQKDYMDRIKKELVRKHAVELRQQPKSLKQKELQIRKQFRETCKTQTKQYKRYKAQVLQTTPKDQQKEVIKQLKEEKHRKLTLLGEQYEQSIADMFQSQSYKLDESQVIECQRTHEQLEYELEMLTAYQNKNKKQAQEQRDRERRELENRVSVRRGLLENKMDAELQQFNQERLERLHMKREKHTKELEAFDNESIALGFSTLSLVEVSREAYADEEGSLSGSMISLAHSNSSTSFPAGSL; this comes from the exons ATGCCTTCGGCACGACCTGGTAGTCTCAAGGATCCGGAAATAGCCGACCTGTTCAACAAGCATGACCCGGAGAAGATATTCGAGGACCTGCGCGAAATCGGCCATGGGTCGTTCGGAGCGGTCTATTATGCCCGCTGCAACCTCACCAAGGAGATCGTGGCCATTAAGAAGATGTCCTACACCGGCAAGCAGAGCCAGGAGAAGTGGCAGGACATTCTCAAAGAGATACG CTTTCTTCGCCAATTGAATCACCCAAACACCATCGAATACAAGGGATGCTATTTGCGCGAGTCGACCGCCTGGCTGGTGATGGAGTACTGTGTGGGCTCCGCATCGGACATCATCGAGGTGCACAAGAAGCCGCTGCACGAGGACGAGATCGCCGCCATTTGCCTGGGCGTGCTCAGTGGCCTGAGCTACCTGCACTCGCTGGGGCGCATCCATCGCGACATCAAGGCGGGCAACATTCTGCTCACGGACAACGGCGTCGTCAAGCTGGCCGACTTTGGCAGCGCCGCCATTAAGTGTCCGGCCAACAGCTTCGTCGGCACTCCCTACTGGATGGCCCCCGAGGTGATTCTGGCCATGGACGAGGGCCAGTACGACGGCAAGGTGGACGTGTGGTCGCTGGGCATCACCTGCATCGAGCTGGCGGAGCGCAAGCCGCCGTACTTTAACATGAACGCCATGTCGGCGCTCTACCACATTGCCCAGAACGAATCGCCAACCCTTCCG AAGAACGACTGGTCGGACGCGTTCTGCAGCTTTGTCGAACTGTGCCTCAAGAAGATGCCAGCGGAGCGACCCTCGTCGGCCAAGCTGCTGACCCACGCCTACGTGACCCGACCGCGCTCCGACACCGTGCTGCTGGAGCTGATCGCACGCACCAAGTCAGCCGTGCGCGAGCTGGACAACCTCAACTATCGCAAGATGAAGAAGATACTCATGGTGGACACCTGCGAGACGGAGAGCGCCGTGGGCGATGCCGACGACCAACAGGATGACCATGCCGGCGGCGACAGCAGCAAGAGCAATAGTATTACTTCGGAACACTCCATACACTCGGTGGGTGTATCGGCGGCCAGTAGTCAG AGCTCCTCATCCAATTCCATACCGGCTGCGGCCCAGAATCATCACCATATCGCTGcgcaccaccaccaacagGCGGCCAACGCTGCTGTGGCGGCAGCAATGcagcaccaccatcaccatccacaccagcagcagccaccGCCCAGCTGGCCCAGCGGCCAACAGCAGGGGCAGCCGGTTCCGCCCGGAGCCGTGTCCCGCAACTCGTCTCGCCATCGTAACCGGCCGCCGCTGCCCAACATAATGCACAGCATGAACAACAATGTGACGCCAACCAACTCGGCCTCGGTGGTGCCGGCACCAGCGCCTGCTCCGGTGCCCCCGCTGGTGGATCGCATACAGCCAATCCAGCCGCGCTATCTGACGACGCCCGCAGCCCAGGCGGCCGTGTACGCGGCCAGTTCGGCATCCTCGCAACAGGCCATCTCCAATGCAGTCAACGACCACGGGCCCAACAACTTCGCCACCATACGCACCACCAGTATTGTGACCAAGCAGCAGAAGGAGCACATGCAG GAGGAGATGCACGAGCAGATGTCCGGCTACAAGCGGATGCGGCGCGAGCACCAGGCGCACCTGGTCAAACTGGAGGAGAAGTGCAAGGTGGACATGGAGGCGCACAAGACGGCCCTGGACAAAGAGTACGATACGCTGCTGCATAACTTCACCAGGGACCTCGAGCGGCTAGAG ACCAAGCACCAGCAGGACGTGGAACGGCGATCGAAGCAGACGAGCGCCGCCGAGAAGAAACTACACAAAGAGATTACGCTGAAGCAGGAGGGCGACCGAAAGGTGTACGACCTCAATCGCAAGAAGGAGTACAAGGCGAACAAGGAGCGCTGGAAGCGGGAGCTCTCCATGGACGAGTCCACGCCCAAGCGGCAGCGCGATCTGACCCTGCAGTCGCAGAAGGACAACCTGAAGCAGCACGAAGCTCAGGAGGAGCAGCGGATGCTCCAGGCCCAGAAGCAGTACATCGAGTTGGAGATGCGGAAGTTCAAGCGCAAGCGCATGATCATGCAGCACGAGCACGAGGACCAGCAGCTCCGCGAT GAGCTCGGAAagaaggagcagcagctgcagcaggcgCACGAAATGCTTGTTAGGCACCACGAAAAGACACAGGAGCTGGAGTACCGCCAGCAGAAGAGCGTGCACCAGTTGCGCGAGGAGCAG ATAAACAAGCAACACGACACAGAGTTGCACAATCAAAAAGACTACATGGACCGCATCAAGAAGGAGCTGGTGCGCAAGCATGCGGTCGAGCTAAGGCAACAGCCCAAGAGCTTGAAG CAAAAGGAGCTCCAGATACGCAAGCAGTTCCGGGAAACTTGCAAGACGCAGACGAAGCAATACAAGCGCTACAAGGCGCAAGTGCTGCAGACGACACCAAAGGATCAACAAAAGGAGGTCATCAAGCAGCTGAAAGAAGAAAAGCATCGTAAGCTGACGCTGTTGGGCGAACAG TACGAGCAAAGTATTGCGGATATGTTCCAAAGTCAGAGCTACAAACTAGACGAAAGCCAAGTGATCGAGTGCCAACGTACCCACGAGCAGCTGGAGTACGAGCTGGAGATGCTCACTGCCTACCAGAACAAGAACAAGAAGCAGGCGCAGGAGCAGCGGGATCGCGAGCGCCGGGAGCTGGAGAACCGCGTCAGCGTGCGGCGAGGTCTGCTCGAGAACAAG ATGGACGCCGAGTTGCAGCAATTCAACCAGGAACGGCTAGAGCGCTTGCACATGAAACGCGAGAAGCATACTAAAGAATTGGAAGCATTTGATAACGAATCAATTGCCTTAGGTTTCAG CACTTTATCACTAGTTGAGGTCTCCCGTGAAGCCTATGCAGATGAGGAGGGAAGTCTATCTGGTTCAATGATTAGTTTAGCCCATAGCAATAGTTCAACAAGTTTTCCGGCTGGCTCGCTATAG
- the LOC128264168 gene encoding serine/threonine-protein kinase Tao isoform X3, which yields MIWPRFAPVEVMVEMQFVSGFEEMHEQMSGYKRMRREHQAHLVKLEEKCKVDMEAHKTALDKEYDTLLHNFTRDLERLETKHQQDVERRSKQTSAAEKKLHKEITLKQEGDRKVYDLNRKKEYKANKERWKRELSMDESTPKRQRDLTLQSQKDNLKQHEAQEEQRMLQAQKQYIELEMRKFKRKRMIMQHEHEDQQLRDELGKKEQQLQQAHEMLVRHHEKTQELEYRQQKSVHQLREEQINKQHDTELHNQKDYMDRIKKELVRKHAVELRQQPKSLKQKELQIRKQFRETCKTQTKQYKRYKAQVLQTTPKDQQKEVIKQLKEEKHRKLTLLGEQYEQSIADMFQSQSYKLDESQVIECQRTHEQLEYELEMLTAYQNKNKKQAQEQRDRERRELENRVSVRRGLLENKMDAELQQFNQERLERLHMKREKHTKELEAFDNESIALGFSTLSLVEVSREAYADEEGSLSGSMISLAHSNSSTSFPAGSL from the exons ATGATTTGGCCGAGGTTTGCGCCCGTTGAGGTTATGGTTGAGATGCAGTTCGTCAGCGGTTTT GAGGAGATGCACGAGCAGATGTCCGGCTACAAGCGGATGCGGCGCGAGCACCAGGCGCACCTGGTCAAACTGGAGGAGAAGTGCAAGGTGGACATGGAGGCGCACAAGACGGCCCTGGACAAAGAGTACGATACGCTGCTGCATAACTTCACCAGGGACCTCGAGCGGCTAGAG ACCAAGCACCAGCAGGACGTGGAACGGCGATCGAAGCAGACGAGCGCCGCCGAGAAGAAACTACACAAAGAGATTACGCTGAAGCAGGAGGGCGACCGAAAGGTGTACGACCTCAATCGCAAGAAGGAGTACAAGGCGAACAAGGAGCGCTGGAAGCGGGAGCTCTCCATGGACGAGTCCACGCCCAAGCGGCAGCGCGATCTGACCCTGCAGTCGCAGAAGGACAACCTGAAGCAGCACGAAGCTCAGGAGGAGCAGCGGATGCTCCAGGCCCAGAAGCAGTACATCGAGTTGGAGATGCGGAAGTTCAAGCGCAAGCGCATGATCATGCAGCACGAGCACGAGGACCAGCAGCTCCGCGAT GAGCTCGGAAagaaggagcagcagctgcagcaggcgCACGAAATGCTTGTTAGGCACCACGAAAAGACACAGGAGCTGGAGTACCGCCAGCAGAAGAGCGTGCACCAGTTGCGCGAGGAGCAG ATAAACAAGCAACACGACACAGAGTTGCACAATCAAAAAGACTACATGGACCGCATCAAGAAGGAGCTGGTGCGCAAGCATGCGGTCGAGCTAAGGCAACAGCCCAAGAGCTTGAAG CAAAAGGAGCTCCAGATACGCAAGCAGTTCCGGGAAACTTGCAAGACGCAGACGAAGCAATACAAGCGCTACAAGGCGCAAGTGCTGCAGACGACACCAAAGGATCAACAAAAGGAGGTCATCAAGCAGCTGAAAGAAGAAAAGCATCGTAAGCTGACGCTGTTGGGCGAACAG TACGAGCAAAGTATTGCGGATATGTTCCAAAGTCAGAGCTACAAACTAGACGAAAGCCAAGTGATCGAGTGCCAACGTACCCACGAGCAGCTGGAGTACGAGCTGGAGATGCTCACTGCCTACCAGAACAAGAACAAGAAGCAGGCGCAGGAGCAGCGGGATCGCGAGCGCCGGGAGCTGGAGAACCGCGTCAGCGTGCGGCGAGGTCTGCTCGAGAACAAG ATGGACGCCGAGTTGCAGCAATTCAACCAGGAACGGCTAGAGCGCTTGCACATGAAACGCGAGAAGCATACTAAAGAATTGGAAGCATTTGATAACGAATCAATTGCCTTAGGTTTCAG CACTTTATCACTAGTTGAGGTCTCCCGTGAAGCCTATGCAGATGAGGAGGGAAGTCTATCTGGTTCAATGATTAGTTTAGCCCATAGCAATAGTTCAACAAGTTTTCCGGCTGGCTCGCTATAG
- the LOC128264185 gene encoding uncharacterized protein LOC128264185 isoform X2, whose product MSSHSRLLLLMALLLAVFLGSLSADPVPQDTAGGQDSALREKRGTVTLDFGLLLRNVLLKSAQLSSAKANFVKTTRRPATTTTTTAAPPPPPPPPPPPPPRIRKPLWHSFFSSGFLPFDYDYADPPAPRPSAPPPPPPPAPPAPPAAQAPKRVRPPLRPLSAFYAQRPVARPPPPPPPNYDYDYDYDAPAPPPAPTEAPPPPTAPPRPRPRPRPRPRPQQQPQQPEQPEQQQPNPQQRRPAQLGDRLIYQYLL is encoded by the exons ATGTCAAGCCATTCCCgcctgttgctgttgatggcCTTGCTGTTGGCCGTGTTCCTGGGCTCCCTGTCGGCAGATCCTGTTCCGCAGGACACGGCCGGTGGCCAGGACTCGGCGCTGCGGGAGAAACGTGGCACCGTCACCCTGGACTTTGGGCTGCTCCTGCGAAATGTGCTGCTGAAGAGCGCCCAGTTGTCCTCGGCCAAGGCTAATTTTGTGAAGACCACTCGACGTCCTGCGACGACAACCACAACCACGGCAGCCCCGCCCCctccaccgccaccgccaccacctccGCCACCACGCATCCGGAAACCCCTTTGGCATTCGTTCTTCAGTTCCGGCTTTTTGCCTTTTGATTACGACTACGCCGATCCTCCGGCTCCTCGACCTTCGGcgcctccccctccccctccgcCTGCGCCACCTGCTCCACCCGCTGCACAGGCGCCCAAACGCGTCCGACCGCCGTTACGCCCCCTGAGCGCCTTCTACGCCCAGCGGCCAGTGGCTCGTCCGCCGCCCCCACCTCCGCCGAACTATGACTACGACTACGACTATGATGCCCCTGCTCCGCCTCCAGCCCCCACAGAAGCACCACCGCCTCCCACCGCTccgccacgcccacgcccacggcCTCGGCCACGACCTCgtccgcagcagcagccacagcagccAGAGCAgccagagcagcagcagcccaaTCCTCAACAGCGGCGTCCTGCGCAGCTGGGGGATCGCCTTATCTATCA ATACCTTCTCTAG
- the LOC128264168 gene encoding serine/threonine-protein kinase Tao isoform X2 — MPSARPGSLKDPEIADLFNKHDPEKIFEDLREIGHGSFGAVYYARCNLTKEIVAIKKMSYTGKQSQEKWQDILKEIRFLRQLNHPNTIEYKGCYLRESTAWLVMEYCVGSASDIIEVHKKPLHEDEIAAICLGVLSGLSYLHSLGRIHRDIKAGNILLTDNGVVKLADFGSAAIKCPANSFVGTPYWMAPEVILAMDEGQYDGKVDVWSLGITCIELAERKPPYFNMNAMSALYHIAQNESPTLPKNDWSDAFCSFVELCLKKMPAERPSSAKLLTHAYVTRPRSDTVLLELIARTKSAVRELDNLNYRKMKKILMVDTCETESAVGDADDQQDDHAGGDSSKSNSITSEHSIHSVGVSAASSQSSSSNSIPAAAQNHHHIAAHHHQQAANAAVAAAMQHHHHHPHQQQPPPSWPSGQQQGQPVPPGAVSRNSSRHRNRPPLPNIMHSMNNNVTPTNSASVVPAPAPAPVPPLVDRIQPIQPRYLTTPAAQAAVYAASSASSQQAISNAVNDHGPNNFATIRTTSIVTKQQKEHMQARYNFCSQLCGGDHINSECRDGSRRRESKQKIGQATKKDPKRHCPCVIS; from the exons ATGCCTTCGGCACGACCTGGTAGTCTCAAGGATCCGGAAATAGCCGACCTGTTCAACAAGCATGACCCGGAGAAGATATTCGAGGACCTGCGCGAAATCGGCCATGGGTCGTTCGGAGCGGTCTATTATGCCCGCTGCAACCTCACCAAGGAGATCGTGGCCATTAAGAAGATGTCCTACACCGGCAAGCAGAGCCAGGAGAAGTGGCAGGACATTCTCAAAGAGATACG CTTTCTTCGCCAATTGAATCACCCAAACACCATCGAATACAAGGGATGCTATTTGCGCGAGTCGACCGCCTGGCTGGTGATGGAGTACTGTGTGGGCTCCGCATCGGACATCATCGAGGTGCACAAGAAGCCGCTGCACGAGGACGAGATCGCCGCCATTTGCCTGGGCGTGCTCAGTGGCCTGAGCTACCTGCACTCGCTGGGGCGCATCCATCGCGACATCAAGGCGGGCAACATTCTGCTCACGGACAACGGCGTCGTCAAGCTGGCCGACTTTGGCAGCGCCGCCATTAAGTGTCCGGCCAACAGCTTCGTCGGCACTCCCTACTGGATGGCCCCCGAGGTGATTCTGGCCATGGACGAGGGCCAGTACGACGGCAAGGTGGACGTGTGGTCGCTGGGCATCACCTGCATCGAGCTGGCGGAGCGCAAGCCGCCGTACTTTAACATGAACGCCATGTCGGCGCTCTACCACATTGCCCAGAACGAATCGCCAACCCTTCCG AAGAACGACTGGTCGGACGCGTTCTGCAGCTTTGTCGAACTGTGCCTCAAGAAGATGCCAGCGGAGCGACCCTCGTCGGCCAAGCTGCTGACCCACGCCTACGTGACCCGACCGCGCTCCGACACCGTGCTGCTGGAGCTGATCGCACGCACCAAGTCAGCCGTGCGCGAGCTGGACAACCTCAACTATCGCAAGATGAAGAAGATACTCATGGTGGACACCTGCGAGACGGAGAGCGCCGTGGGCGATGCCGACGACCAACAGGATGACCATGCCGGCGGCGACAGCAGCAAGAGCAATAGTATTACTTCGGAACACTCCATACACTCGGTGGGTGTATCGGCGGCCAGTAGTCAG AGCTCCTCATCCAATTCCATACCGGCTGCGGCCCAGAATCATCACCATATCGCTGcgcaccaccaccaacagGCGGCCAACGCTGCTGTGGCGGCAGCAATGcagcaccaccatcaccatccacaccagcagcagccaccGCCCAGCTGGCCCAGCGGCCAACAGCAGGGGCAGCCGGTTCCGCCCGGAGCCGTGTCCCGCAACTCGTCTCGCCATCGTAACCGGCCGCCGCTGCCCAACATAATGCACAGCATGAACAACAATGTGACGCCAACCAACTCGGCCTCGGTGGTGCCGGCACCAGCGCCTGCTCCGGTGCCCCCGCTGGTGGATCGCATACAGCCAATCCAGCCGCGCTATCTGACGACGCCCGCAGCCCAGGCGGCCGTGTACGCGGCCAGTTCGGCATCCTCGCAACAGGCCATCTCCAATGCAGTCAACGACCACGGGCCCAACAACTTCGCCACCATACGCACCACCAGTATTGTGACCAAGCAGCAGAAGGAGCACATGCAG GCGCGCTATAACTTCTGTTCGCAGCTGTGTGGTGGCGACCACATCAACAGCGAATGCCGCGACGGCAGCCGGCGGAGGGAGAGCAAGCAAAAGATCGGCCAAGCCACCAAGAAAGACCCGAAACGCCACTGTCCATGTGTAATTTCCTAG
- the LOC128264168 gene encoding serine/threonine-protein kinase Tao isoform X4, protein MQHHHHHPHQQQPPPSWPSGQQQGQPVPPGAVSRNSSRHRNRPPLPNIMHSMNNNVTPTNSASVVPAPAPAPVPPLVDRIQPIQPRYLTTPAAQAAVYAASSASSQQAISNAVNDHGPNNFATIRTTSIVTKQQKEHMQEEMHEQMSGYKRMRREHQAHLVKLEEKCKVDMEAHKTALDKEYDTLLHNFTRDLERLETKHQQDVERRSKQTSAAEKKLHKEITLKQEGDRKVYDLNRKKEYKANKERWKRELSMDESTPKRQRDLTLQSQKDNLKQHEAQEEQRMLQAQKQYIELEMRKFKRKRMIMQHEHEDQQLRDELGKKEQQLQQAHEMLVRHHEKTQELEYRQQKSVHQLREEQINKQHDTELHNQKDYMDRIKKELVRKHAVELRQQPKSLKQKELQIRKQFRETCKTQTKQYKRYKAQVLQTTPKDQQKEVIKQLKEEKHRKLTLLGEQYEQSIADMFQSQSYKLDESQVIECQRTHEQLEYELEMLTAYQNKNKKQAQEQRDRERRELENRVSVRRGLLENKMDAELQQFNQERLERLHMKREKHTKELEAFDNESIALGFSTLSLVEVSREAYADEEGSLSGSMISLAHSNSSTSFPAGSL, encoded by the exons ATGcagcaccaccatcaccatccacaccagcagcagccaccGCCCAGCTGGCCCAGCGGCCAACAGCAGGGGCAGCCGGTTCCGCCCGGAGCCGTGTCCCGCAACTCGTCTCGCCATCGTAACCGGCCGCCGCTGCCCAACATAATGCACAGCATGAACAACAATGTGACGCCAACCAACTCGGCCTCGGTGGTGCCGGCACCAGCGCCTGCTCCGGTGCCCCCGCTGGTGGATCGCATACAGCCAATCCAGCCGCGCTATCTGACGACGCCCGCAGCCCAGGCGGCCGTGTACGCGGCCAGTTCGGCATCCTCGCAACAGGCCATCTCCAATGCAGTCAACGACCACGGGCCCAACAACTTCGCCACCATACGCACCACCAGTATTGTGACCAAGCAGCAGAAGGAGCACATGCAG GAGGAGATGCACGAGCAGATGTCCGGCTACAAGCGGATGCGGCGCGAGCACCAGGCGCACCTGGTCAAACTGGAGGAGAAGTGCAAGGTGGACATGGAGGCGCACAAGACGGCCCTGGACAAAGAGTACGATACGCTGCTGCATAACTTCACCAGGGACCTCGAGCGGCTAGAG ACCAAGCACCAGCAGGACGTGGAACGGCGATCGAAGCAGACGAGCGCCGCCGAGAAGAAACTACACAAAGAGATTACGCTGAAGCAGGAGGGCGACCGAAAGGTGTACGACCTCAATCGCAAGAAGGAGTACAAGGCGAACAAGGAGCGCTGGAAGCGGGAGCTCTCCATGGACGAGTCCACGCCCAAGCGGCAGCGCGATCTGACCCTGCAGTCGCAGAAGGACAACCTGAAGCAGCACGAAGCTCAGGAGGAGCAGCGGATGCTCCAGGCCCAGAAGCAGTACATCGAGTTGGAGATGCGGAAGTTCAAGCGCAAGCGCATGATCATGCAGCACGAGCACGAGGACCAGCAGCTCCGCGAT GAGCTCGGAAagaaggagcagcagctgcagcaggcgCACGAAATGCTTGTTAGGCACCACGAAAAGACACAGGAGCTGGAGTACCGCCAGCAGAAGAGCGTGCACCAGTTGCGCGAGGAGCAG ATAAACAAGCAACACGACACAGAGTTGCACAATCAAAAAGACTACATGGACCGCATCAAGAAGGAGCTGGTGCGCAAGCATGCGGTCGAGCTAAGGCAACAGCCCAAGAGCTTGAAG CAAAAGGAGCTCCAGATACGCAAGCAGTTCCGGGAAACTTGCAAGACGCAGACGAAGCAATACAAGCGCTACAAGGCGCAAGTGCTGCAGACGACACCAAAGGATCAACAAAAGGAGGTCATCAAGCAGCTGAAAGAAGAAAAGCATCGTAAGCTGACGCTGTTGGGCGAACAG TACGAGCAAAGTATTGCGGATATGTTCCAAAGTCAGAGCTACAAACTAGACGAAAGCCAAGTGATCGAGTGCCAACGTACCCACGAGCAGCTGGAGTACGAGCTGGAGATGCTCACTGCCTACCAGAACAAGAACAAGAAGCAGGCGCAGGAGCAGCGGGATCGCGAGCGCCGGGAGCTGGAGAACCGCGTCAGCGTGCGGCGAGGTCTGCTCGAGAACAAG ATGGACGCCGAGTTGCAGCAATTCAACCAGGAACGGCTAGAGCGCTTGCACATGAAACGCGAGAAGCATACTAAAGAATTGGAAGCATTTGATAACGAATCAATTGCCTTAGGTTTCAG CACTTTATCACTAGTTGAGGTCTCCCGTGAAGCCTATGCAGATGAGGAGGGAAGTCTATCTGGTTCAATGATTAGTTTAGCCCATAGCAATAGTTCAACAAGTTTTCCGGCTGGCTCGCTATAG